The following are encoded in a window of Acropora muricata isolate sample 2 chromosome 6, ASM3666990v1, whole genome shotgun sequence genomic DNA:
- the LOC136919877 gene encoding serine/arginine-rich splicing factor 2-like → MSSFDSKRGPPEIEGMTSLKVDNLTYRTTIGDLEHVFSKYGELGDVYIPRDRYKQESRGFAFVRFYERRDAEDAMDALHGKVIDGREIRVQMAKYGRPTDPYKPRNNRYRSSYVSSSRYRSRSRSPKRRDRRSRSRSPRKHRSRSRSRSPRRPRRTTSGSPRRQESRSRSRSPRRKRSPSRSRSKSGSKPRPSPSKSRSRSRSPVNRKSKSLSRSPRQQKSPSPERGSDGIRRDNGSLEENNQKSVYDDDDDDADNRND, encoded by the exons ATGAGTTCCTTCGACAGCAAACGTGGACCTCCTGAGATTGAGGGCATGACAAGTTTGAAAGTTGATAATCTCACCTATCGTACAACCATTGGAGACTTAGAGCATGTCTTCTCGAAATACGGTGAACTCGGGGATGTGTACATTCCTCGCGATCGCTACAAACAGGAATCTCGAGGGTTTGCATTTGTTCGCTTTTACGAGCGACGTGATGCTGAAGATGCTATGGACGCGCTTCATGGAAAGGTCATAGATGGACGGGAAATACGTGTTCAGATGGCGAAATATGGAAGACCGACAGATCCTTACAAACCACGGAATAATCGTTACAGGAGTTCCTACGTCAGCAGTTCTCGCTACCGCTCGCGTTCCAGGTCGCCAAAACGAAG GGATCGTCGATCACGTTCTAGGTCTCCCCGAAAGCACCGGTCAAGATCTCGATCCCGCTCACCACGCAGGCCTCGCCGAACTACCTCTGGGTCACCAAGGAGACAAGAAAGTCGATCCCGGTCCAGAAGCCCTCGCAGGAAAAGATCTCCATCCAGGTCACGTTCTAAATCAGGCTCTAAACCAAGACCATCGCCCTCCAAGTCGCGTTCTCGCTCAAGGTCGCCTGTGAATCGAAAATCAAAATCTCTTTCCAGGTCACCACGGCAACAAAAATCTCCAAGTCCTGAAAGAGGATCAGACGGAATCAGAAGAGATAATGGAAGCCTTGAAGAAAATAACCAGAAAAGtgtttatgatgatgatgatgatgatgctgataACAGGAATGATTAA
- the LOC136919875 gene encoding alkyldihydroxyacetonephosphate synthase, peroxisomal-like produces MSGNRRLKMIAGHLAQPKGVVVTPQNCAGNSEDPDSKMPGKQDNVKWNGWGYSDSRFEYKDGQAQFTGSRYVLGGQTFPKLWDWFINKCHADLSHTSPSKPLPDPSSLPDAQINQPFLTCIRKSGMQHTLDPHSRLFHGHGHTCHEIFELRHGSLRRIPDIVIWPSCHKDVEEIVHLAVEHNVCIIPFGGGTSVSNALECPDTEKRMIVSLDMTEMKKILWVDEENLVAHIEAGIIGQELEQQLNARGLCVGHEPDSLEFSSLGGWVATRASGMKKNIYGNIEDIVVRIRMVTPRGTVEKSCQVPRMSSGPDIHHFILGSEGTLGVVTEVSLRIRPLPECRVYGSIVFPTFDIGVMCVREIAKQRCAPASIRLVDNEQFIFGQALKPKGDSYFKSFLDGLKALYLTKFKGFDPHQLCVATLLFEGGKQEVAAQQRRIYEIASQFRGIPAGEENGKRGYLLTFVIAYLRDLGFDYHFVAESFETSVPWDRVSDLCRNVKETLVRKCAELGVKHPPLATCRVTQTYDAGACVYFYFGFVYYGLANPLETYDQVETAARDEVLANGGSLSHHHGVGKLRKKWLPQTVSNVGIEMLRSVKKAIDPQNIFGNGNLV; encoded by the exons atgaGTGGTAATAGACGACTGAAGATGATTGCTGGCCACTTAGCACAGCCCAAGGGAGTGGTTGTGACTCCACAGAATTGTGCAGGGAACTCTGAAGACCCTGACAGTAAGATGCCTGGAAAGCAGGATAATGTCAAATGGAACGGTTGGGGTTATAGTGATTCAAGGTTTGAGTATAAGGATGGCCAAGCACAATTTACAGGTTCACGTTACGTCTTGGGAGGGCAGACTTTCCCTAAGTTATGGGATTGGTTCATCAACAAGTGCCATGCTGATCTAAGCCATACCTCTCCATCCAAACCCCTCCCTGATCCAAGTTCCCTGCCTGATGCACAGATAAATCAGCCATTCTTGACTTGCATCAGGAAGTCTGGAATGCAACATACCTTAGACCCACACTCAAGACTTTTTCATGGGCATGGCCACACTTGTCATGAAATATTTGAGCTCCGTCATGGAAGTCTGCGCCGTATTCCTGACATAGTTATCTGGCCAAGCTGTCACAAGGATGTTGAAGAAATAGTGCATCTTGCTGTAGAACACAATGTGTGCATTATTCCCTTTGGCGGTGGAACAAGTGTGTCTAATGCGCTAGAGTGTCCTGACACAGAGAAAAGAATGATTGTTTCTCTAGACATGACCGAGATGAAAAAGATTCTTTGGGTGGATGAAGAAAACTTGGTGGCTCATATTGAAGCAGGAATAATTGGCCAAGAGCTGGAACAGCAG CTGAATGCAAGGGGTCTATGCGTAGGACACGAGCCTGACTCTCTGGAATTTAGTTCCCTTGGAGGCTGGGTGGCAACTCGTGCATCAGGGATGAAAAAGAATATCTATGGCAATATCGAGGACATTGTGGTTCGAATCAGAATGGTTACGCCACGGGGCACCGTGGAAAAGAGCTGTCAAGTTCCCCGGATGTCTTCAGGCCCGGATATTCATCACTTCATTCTCGGCTCCGAAGGGACGCTGGGAGTTGTCACTGAAGTGAGCCTACGAATTCGGCCGCTGCCCGAATGCAGGGTTTATGGTTCGATTGTTTTTCCAACGTTTGATATCGGAGTGATGTGTGTCAGAGAGATCGCAAAGCAACGCTGCGCTCCGGCATCCATTCGCCTGGTAGACAATGAGCAGTTCATATTTGGTCAAGCCCTCAAGCCTAAAGGCGACTCCTATTTCAAGTCATTCCTGGACGGGCTGAAGGCGTTGTACTTGACGAAGTTCAAAGGCTTTGATCCTCATCAGTTATGTGTTGCTACTCTGTTATTTGAAGGTGGCAAGCAAGAAGTGGCAGCCCAGCAAAGAAGAATCTACGAAATTGCTTCTCAATTTCGCGGCATCCCTGCGGGCGAGGAAAACGGGAAGCGTGGCTATTTGTTGACCTTCGTAATCGCCTATCTCAGGGACCTTGGCTTTGATTATCACTTCGTGGCCGAGTCATTCGAAACCTCTGTTCCCTGGGATCGAGTATCTGATTTGTGCCGCAACGTCAAGGAAACACTGGTACGAAAATGCGCAGAGCTTGGGGTCAAGCACCCGCCCCTGGCTACTTGCCGCGTGACACAGACGTACGATGCTGGCGCATGCGTGTATTTTTACTTTGGCTTTGTTTATTATGGTCTCGCCAACCCACTGGAAACATACGATCAAGTAGAGACTGCTGCACGCGATGAAGTGTTGGCTAATGGCGGCAGTTTGTCGCACCATCACGGAGTTGGCAAATTAAGGAAGAAATGGCTTCCCCAGACTGTGTCAAATGTTGGCATAGAAATGTTGCGTAGTGTCAAGAAAGCCATAGATCCACAAAACATTTTTGGAAATGGAAACCTAGTGTAA